Proteins encoded together in one Chelonoidis abingdonii isolate Lonesome George chromosome 1, CheloAbing_2.0, whole genome shotgun sequence window:
- the CYREN gene encoding cell cycle regulator of non-homologous end joining encodes MESAVWKAKKRVLPPWMAAREVEPRKTMSAVRAKRVKKPAVARTMTVYCMNEAELVDVALGVLAENCKYKEMEGNVPSETKEEQESQQTPMEPQWSPASSGGASTPRPCAQPDTSGCTSRTDTEDDEDDALKYVREIFFS; translated from the exons ATGGAAAGTGCTGTTTGGAAGGCAAAGAAGAGGGTCCTCCCGCCATGGATGGCAGCGAGGGAAGTGGAGCCAAGAAAGACTATGTCAGCAGTGAGAGCCAAGAGGGTGAAGAAGCCAGCTGTGGCAAG AACCATGACTGTCTATTGCATGAACGAAGCAGAGCTGGTGGACGTGGCATTGGGGGTCCTGGCCGAG AATTGTAAATACAAGGAAATGGAGGGGAACGTTCCATCTGAAACCAAAGAGGAGCAGGAAAGCCAGCAAACGCCGATGGAGCCTCAGTGGAGTCCAGCAAGCAGTGGCGGGGCCAGCACCcccaggccctgtgctcagcCAGATACTTCGGGCTGTACTAGCAGGACAGACACTGAGGATGACGAGGATGATGCTTTGAAATACGTCCGGGAGATATTTTTCAGCTAA
- the TMEM140 gene encoding transmembrane protein 140, with translation MGLLKQRTGACQLYWSMLLLAAGSFFLLLYALMWEAGNIINLPHKRIGFYNFCLWNQTAGELQCLEFKDLMDMGVDQFDLVLARLCVYTVQVLCSFSPFLIIQAQYANTREAWEVTVVVLGLSAALLAGGLGLFLRETCVCIQLSELSGGFMALAGAQTLLLLQLFAATTYLTRFKEVLETGSPSPEEQQV, from the coding sequence ATGGGTCTGTTGAAGCAGCGAACTGGGGCATGCCAGCTGTATTGGAGCATGCTCCTCCTGGCTGCAGGgtcctttttcttgttgctctATGCCCTGATGTGGGAAGCTGGGAACATCATCAACCTTCCCCACAAAAGAATAGGCTTCTACAACTTCTGCCTGTGGAACCAGACGGCTGGAGAGCTGCAGTGCCTAGAATTCAAGGACCTGATGGACATGGGGGTTGACCAGTTTGACCTAGTACTGGCAAGGCTCTGTGTATATACCGTCCAGGTCCTCTGTAGCTTCTCCCCATTTTTAATCATACAGGCCCAATATGCAAACACCAGAGAGGCCTGGGAAGTGACGGTTGTGGTATTGGGCCTCTCGGCTGCTCTTCTGGCTGGTGGCCTTGGCTTGTTTCTGCGCGAGACCTGCGTTTGCATTCAACTCTCTGAACTCAGTGGGGGTTTCATGGCACTAGCTGGGGCTcagaccctgctgctgctccagcttttTGCTGCCACTACGTACCTCACGAGATTCAAGGAGGTTCTTGAAACGGGCAGCCCTTCCCCTGAGGAGCAGCAGGTCTGa